The Patescibacteria group bacterium genome has a window encoding:
- a CDS encoding acyl carrier protein, giving the protein MARSVQEEVLEIVATVIEKNKGEIPLDAHLIQDVGADSMMALEILAALEKKYRIAVPEEKLKEMTTVNKIVQMVMAAKKKNK; this is encoded by the coding sequence ATGGCGCGCAGCGTTCAGGAAGAAGTCTTGGAGATCGTCGCGACAGTGATTGAGAAAAACAAGGGCGAAATTCCACTCGATGCGCATTTGATCCAGGATGTGGGCGCTGATTCTATGATGGCGCTTGAGATCCTGGCGGCTCTTGAAAAGAAATACCGCATCGCGGTTCCTGAAGAGAAGCTCAAGGAGATGACTACTGTCAATAAGATCGTCCAGATGGTTATGGCGGCGAAAAAAAAGAATAAATAG
- the fabZ gene encoding 3-hydroxyacyl-ACP dehydratase FabZ, with product MKNSFGSEDIKKLIPQRFPFLMIDRVMEASPEKVVAIKNVTASEQFFKGHFPGQPIMPGVLIIEAMAQTGIILYKQIFPNDKVLFLVSVKSRFSKPVIPGDQMVITVEPIKMMSKMGIFKAVVMIEEHKVAEAEIAFGSQDAKSA from the coding sequence ATGAAAAATTCTTTTGGGTCTGAAGATATCAAAAAACTTATCCCTCAACGATTCCCATTTTTAATGATTGACCGGGTCATGGAGGCTTCGCCTGAGAAGGTTGTTGCCATCAAGAACGTGACAGCCAGCGAACAGTTCTTCAAGGGCCATTTTCCCGGGCAGCCTATTATGCCGGGCGTTCTTATCATCGAGGCTATGGCCCAGACAGGTATTATTCTTTACAAGCAGATATTCCCCAATGACAAGGTGCTTTTTCTTGTTTCTGTCAAAAGCCGCTTTTCAAAGCCCGTCATCCCTGGCGACCAAATGGTGATCACGGTTGAACCCATAAAGATGATGTCAAAAATGGGGATTTTTAAAGCAGTCGTTATGATAGAGGAGCATAAGGTCGCCGAAGCGGAAATCGCCTTTGGTTCCCAGGATGCCAAATCCGCATGA
- a CDS encoding beta-ketoacyl-[acyl-carrier-protein] synthase family protein, with protein MKPPPKARNIKRRVVVTGLGVVSSIGIGVAEFWKNLIAGKPGISDIEAFDTSDYPIHKGGEVKNFRPEHFIDKRKIKHLGRASQMVIAATKLALEDAGLKERRIEKTGVLLGTTMGEAQILEKLDKVWVKKGQSELVEKLISRYTSNNLSVNVATHFSFDGFNAVMPTACSSANYAIGYGFDLIRQGGGEIFLCGGVDAFSRVAFTGFNRLLAMAPEKCQPFDKNRKGMMLGEGAGVLLLESFEHAQDRGAKIYAEILGYGLSCDAHHMTQPSEEGIASCMKKALKNSEVSKEQIDYISAHGTGTPQNDKVECAALKRVFGERLKSIPCSSIKSILGHTMGAASAVESIVCCLSIRDQVLPPTINFETSDEDCAIFCVPNVAIRHKLEIALNNSCAFGGNNCSILFKNEYL; from the coding sequence ATGAAGCCTCCCCCTAAAGCCAGAAATATTAAACGCCGCGTTGTTGTTACGGGGTTGGGTGTTGTGTCTTCTATTGGCATCGGTGTTGCGGAATTTTGGAAGAACCTTATTGCCGGCAAGCCGGGTATCTCTGACATTGAGGCTTTTGATACCTCCGATTATCCTATCCACAAAGGCGGAGAAGTTAAAAATTTCCGTCCCGAACATTTTATTGATAAGCGAAAAATCAAACATTTGGGACGCGCCTCCCAGATGGTCATTGCAGCAACGAAGTTGGCCTTGGAAGATGCGGGTCTAAAAGAACGCCGGATTGAGAAGACCGGCGTTTTGCTTGGGACAACAATGGGAGAGGCTCAAATTTTGGAAAAGCTCGATAAGGTATGGGTTAAGAAAGGCCAATCTGAACTAGTCGAGAAATTAATCTCTCGTTACACATCCAATAATCTTTCCGTAAATGTCGCTACGCATTTTTCTTTTGATGGTTTTAATGCGGTTATGCCGACAGCATGTTCTTCGGCTAATTATGCAATAGGATATGGTTTTGACCTGATTCGTCAGGGAGGCGGGGAAATATTCCTCTGTGGTGGCGTCGATGCATTTTCAAGAGTTGCCTTCACGGGATTTAATCGTCTATTGGCCATGGCTCCCGAAAAATGTCAGCCTTTCGATAAAAACAGGAAAGGCATGATGTTGGGGGAGGGGGCGGGCGTTTTGCTTTTGGAATCGTTTGAGCATGCCCAGGACCGGGGCGCGAAAATCTATGCTGAAATACTCGGATATGGCTTAAGTTGCGACGCCCATCATATGACTCAGCCATCCGAGGAAGGAATTGCTAGTTGTATGAAGAAGGCATTAAAAAATTCCGAAGTTTCTAAAGAACAAATTGACTATATAAGCGCCCACGGCACAGGGACACCTCAAAATGATAAAGTTGAGTGTGCCGCCCTGAAGAGAGTTTTTGGGGAGAGATTAAAATCCATTCCATGTAGTTCTATAAAATCCATACTTGGCCATACGATGGGCGCAGCTTCTGCTGTTGAATCAATTGTTTGTTGTCTTTCTATAAGAGATCAGGTTCTCCCTCCAACAATTAACTTTGAGACATCGGATGAAGATTGCGCTATTTTTTGTGTTCCTAACGTAGCAATAAGGCATAAACTCGAAATCGCGTTAAATAATTCATGTGCTTTTGGCGGTAATAATTGTTCAATTCTTTTTAAGAATGAATACCTTTAA